The following proteins are encoded in a genomic region of Cydia strobilella chromosome 19, ilCydStro3.1, whole genome shotgun sequence:
- the LOC134750070 gene encoding protein nessun dorma, with translation MLIKSQTNSSKMMSVHNFNRSDSEILQELVRVFSAGRGTAREQWSAQAELIVEPVGWDALWKLSKQFCKRFDARFPCIAYVTVSSVDFEALSASVEVLSVQHAAVSLPESVEDVPLIELWPTTQQREQCINDATTAEFIDLLRFYYINIWMPWDDQDDKIILPNTIEDRMQLWMDLHNGTIPNCVTRTITLLRSSAVNAYEKLKELDSSICDGGLTDEDDSLLPPSYISLCAEMSARLDGLMSKWTLYENPLIREQYLAKARSKWQKHKAQKNVIALWQGGSISEFEEMSKFLRSRVSKEQTLSVLVSAEEGLALEPEDMVVCSPNYELPEMPLSQISLCSFKGATLRAAEMRTCLLQLSEDCRLRDLTLKCALANTVVVMRAGTLHVANCALSDDSDSCQSDFAQGIVAMSGSKILIENCTFDNFYSGIVIHKGAQVELRGCSIRKCGVGIQIYSGSSVLLNDTSISGCSEHSVRCELDKTAGKVLSSIKELEIMPNCRIGSGDIKEEVLIVSQDASLL, from the exons ATGTTAATTAAGTCTCAAACGAATTCTTCCAAA ATGATGTCTGTGCATAATTTCAATCGGAGCGACAGCGAGATCCTGCAAGAGTTGGTGCGCGTGTTCAGTGCGGGCCGCGGGACCGCCCGCGAGCAGTGGAGTGCGCAAGCCGAACTTATAGTGGAACCAGTTGGTTGGGATGCGTTATGGAAACTGTCGAAACAGTTTTGCAAGAGGTTTG ACGCCAGATTCCCATGCATAGCATATGTGACAGTATCATCCGTGGATTTTGAAGCACTGTCGGCATCAGTGGAAGTACTTAGTGTGCAGCATGCAGCTGTGTCACTTCCGGAGTCAGTGGAGGATGTCCCACTGATAGAGCTCTGGCCAACTACGCAGCAAAGGGAACAGTGCATTAATGATGCTACGACAGCAGAATTTATTGACTTGTTAAG ATTCTACTACATCAACATCTGGATGCCTTGGGACGACCAAGACGACAAAATAATCCTTCCCAACACCATTGAAGACCGCATGCAACTGTGGATGGACCTGCACAACGGCACCATACCCAACTGTGTGACTCGCACCATAACATTGCTGCGGAGCAGTGCGGTTAACGCTTATGAGAAACTGAAGGAGCTGGACTCATCTATTTGTGATGGGGGATTAACTGATGAAGATG ATTCCCTCCTGCCACCATCGTACATATCCCTCTGCGCCGAAATGAGCGCCCGCCTGGACGGGCTCATGTCAAAATGGACGCTGTATGAAAACCCGCTAATCCGGGAACAGTACCTTGCTAAAGCAAGGAGCAAGTGGCAGAAACACAAGGCACAAAAGAAC GTGATAGCTCTCTGGCAAGGCGGCTCAATCTCTGAATTTGAGGAGATGTCCAAATTCCTCCGCTCCCGGGTGTCAAAGGAGCAGACCCTCAGCGTGCTGGTGTCTGCGGAGGAAGGCCTGGCTTTAGAACCTGAAGACATGGTTGTGTGTAGTCCCAACTATGAGCTGCCTGAGATGCCGCTATCACAGATTTCACTTTGCAGTTTCAAAG GAGCCACCCTCAGAGCGGCAGAGATGCGAACCTGCCTACTGCAGCTAAGCGAAGACTGTCGCCTGCGGGACTTAACCCTCAAGTGCGCGCTCGCCAACACTGTCGTAGTCATGCGTGCGGGCACGCTGCACGTCGCCAACTGCGCGCTGTCTGACGATTCTGATAGTTGCCAA agtgACTTCGCGCAAGGAATTGTAGCGATGTCCGGATCAAAAATACTCATCGAGAACTGTACGTTCGACAATTTCTACTCGGGAATAGTCATACATAAAGGCGCTCAg GTAGAGTTGAGAGGCTGCAGCATCAGAAAATGTGGTGTCGGCATCCAGATCTACTCTGGGTCCTCAGTGCTGCTCAATGACACCAGCATCTCTGGATGCTCAGAGCATAGTGTGCGCTGTGAATTAGACAAAACAGCTGGCAAGGTCCTTAGCAG TATTAAAGAACTCGAAATAATGCCGAACTGCAGGATTGGTTCTGGCGACATCAAGGAGGAGGTTCTAATCGTTTCTCAAGATGCCAGCTTATTATAA